The sequence below is a genomic window from Candidatus Palauibacter australiensis.
TATCTCGAGGTCTTCGGCGGATCGCGCTCCGAGCCCGGAGCCTCGCCCGACTGGCAGCGCGCCGCGGCGGGAACGGTCAGCGAGTTGACGACGGACATCGCCGAAATCGGACTGGGATTCCAGCTCCTGGCCGGCGTGGACTACGCCCTCTCCGACGAGGTCTCCATCGGCCTGAAGGGTCGCTGGGTGCAGACGCCGGACCTCAGCGTGGACGCGCAGTGGACGACGATTCGAAGCCACGCGCCGGTGCACGCGGACGGGGTCACGCCCTTCGTCTCCACGCTGGAGTTCACCCGGCTCGGATACTGGGCGGTGGGCGCCAGCATGAAGTACCGGCCGTAGCCATCTCGCTCCGGTGGCGCGTGTGCGGCTCGGACGGAAATCAATGACTCACACCTCCATTCGTCGCGTCGCGTCGGAAGTCCGAAGGGGTCGCGGAGGGGCGCGGCGCGAGGCGGACGCCGCCACCCGTCGCCACGAGACCAGCGATCTGGATGCGTACATCGCGTTCGACGCCAGGGCGCTGCGGCGGCAAGCGGACGCCATCGATGCCGCTGCCGCCCGCGGCGAGGATCCGGGCCCGCTGGCGGGCGTCACCGTATCCGTCAAGGACCTCTATGCCCTCGACGGCACCCCGCTGTACGCCGGCACGAAGCGGGCGCTCCCCGCCTGGCCCGAAGGGTTCCTCGTGACGTCGCTGCGTCGATTGGGCGCCGTGTTCACCGGCAAGACGCACACCGTCGAGTTCGCTTTCGGCGGGGTCGGGCTCAACCCGAACACGGGGACGCCCGTGAACCCGTGGGATCCGGCCGAGCACCGGGCCCCCGGCGGTTCGTCGGCGGGCGCCGGCGTGAGTCTGTGGGAAGGTTCCGCCCGGATCGCGCTCGGCACGGACACGGGGGGTTCGATTCGAATCCCCGCCTCGGCGACCGGGGTCGTGGGTCTCCGTCCCACCACCGGCCGCTGGCCGACCACCGGCGTCGTCCCCCTCAGCACATCGCTCGACACGGTGGGAATGCTCGCCCACACCGTCGAGGACCTTCGCTACGCCTTCCGTGCCATCGACCCGCCCGCGCGAGCCGGGAAGGCGCCGGCCGACCCGGTCCCGGACAGTGTTTCGGGGCTGAGGATCGGGGTCCCCGATTCCCGCCTGTGGACGGACGCGGAGCCCGCTATCGCGGCCGTCGTTCAGGACGCGCTCGCCGAGCTCGAGGCCGCCGGTGCGACGCTTCTCGACATCGCTGTGCCCGAACTCGACGAAGCCGGGGAGCGCTACTTCGACGGCCGGATCGTGCAGCCGGAGTTCCTCGGGTTCCTGGAACGAGAACTGCCGGAGTGGATTCCGCTGCTGCACTCGATCATCGGCAAGCGGCTGGGAGCGGCGGGCGCCGTGCGGGCCGTCGACTACCTGGCCGCCCTCGACGCGCGCCGCCGCCTGTCGGCGCGGGCCCACGCCCGACTGACCGCGGAGCGCGTGGACCTGTTGGCGACGCCCACCCTGCCGACCGCGCCGCCGCCGCTTACTGCCCTGTCGCGCCTGGGCGCGTACCGCGACGCCAACCGCGCCATGCTCTCCGGCACCTGCCCGGCCAGCATGCTCGACATGTGCGCAATCTCGCTTCCCGCCGGGCTGGACGGAGAGGACATGCCCGTCGGTCTCCATCTGATGGGACCCTCGGGCGGGGATCTGAGGCTCCTCGCGCGGGCGGCCGCCGCGGAGGAAGTCCTCGGGACGAACCTGACCCGACTTGGAAGGCCGCCGAGGATCGCGGGATAGTCGGTCCGAACGCCACGGGGCCGGACGCTAGGGGGCCGGGTCGGATGCCTTGGGATAGGACCCCAGGATCTTGAAGGACGACGCGCGCTCCCTGATTCGGTCCAGTGCCTCCGCTACGAAGCGGTCGGTACGGTGCCCCTCGAAATCGATGAGAAAGACGTACCGTCCGAGGCTGCTCTTCGCGGGGCGCGATTCGATCTTCAGCATGTTGATCCGCCGGTTCGCCAACTCGCCGAGCGCCTGGTAGAGAGTGCCCGGACCGTCGGCCGCGAAGTCGAAGCAGATCGACGTCTTGTCCTTTCCCGTAGGTTCGTGATCCCGCTGCGCCAGCACGGCGAACCGGGTGCGGTTCCCCGGCACGTCCTCGATGTGACCTTCGCGCACGAAGGCGTGGCGAACCTCGGCCGCCCGCAAGCTCGATATGGCCGCCGCTCCGGGCCCGTCGATCCGCATGTCCTCCACGGCCCTCACCGTGCTCAGCGAGGCCACGGGTTCCGCGTTCGGCAGTTTGCGCGCCAGATAGTCCCGGCACTGGGCGATCGCCTGCGGATGGGAATAGACGACCCGTATTTCGTCGAAATCGACGCCGCCCTCCGTCAGCAGACAGAGGTGGATCGGAAGGACGACTTCACGTCGGATCCGTAGGTCCGTTCGGTGGACGAGGAGGTCGGTCGTCACGGTGACGGGGCCTTCCGTGCTGTTCTCCAGCGGGACGAGCGCCTCGTCGATCTTCTCCTTCTCCGCCGCACGCACGACGCTCTCGATGTCCCCGAACGGCACGTGACGCGCCAGCGGATCGTAACGCCGCGCCGCCTGCTCGCTGAACGTTCCGGGAGGCCCGAGGTAGCCCACCCTGGTCCGTCCGCTCCCCATTCCCCAGACCGTCTCCGCAAGCTTCCGCGCACTACCCCGCATCGCGTTCATCCGGTAAGGTACACCGCCCGCACCCGATGCGCGCCGCGAGGCTCGCGGAACTTCCGGGCCTCGCGAGACGTTCGTCGAAGCATGGGCTCTCGCTTGACGCTCTGCTCAACGACTGGGGTACGCGACATGATCCCGCGACCTGAACGGCTGCTGCTGACGATGCTCGGCATGCTGGCGGCGGCTTGCGACCAGGAGAACGCCAGCTTCAGCGCCACGATGGTCGCCGACAGCGCCGGCATCGCCATCGTGACGAGCGATCCCCTCCATAGCATCCGGCGCTGCACGGTCAGCGGCGAACCGAGCTTCGCCGTGGGGGAGGTCTCCGGCGATGACCGGTATGAATTCTACGCTATTCGCGGTCTCGTACGACTCTCGGACGGGTCCGTGGCTGTGGCCGACGAAACGACGTCGAGCGTCCGCATTTTCAGCGCGACAGGAGAATATGTCCGCTCAATGGGGCGGCGGGGCGAGGGTCCCGGCGAGTTCCGGGATCCGCATCTCATGTGGACCCTCCCCGGCGACACGATCTGGGTGGGCAACCTGCGGCCGTGGTACTTCAACGTATTCACGGCCGCAGGCGAGTTCGTTCGAATAGTCCAGATCAGCCCCGCCTACGCGAATCCAAGCCGCGGCGGCGGAGTGCTGTCCAACGGCTCGTCGATCAACGTGCGCGTGGAAGGGGGCGGGGAAGATTATCGTACGCCCCAGGACGTCTTCGTTGACGTCCACACGCGGGATGGGGGCCTCGTCGGTACCCTGATGACCCTGGAAGGACGCCGATACGGTCCCCCGAGCGGTCCCATCAACCTGGTTCTCGACCCCCTCTTCGAAGCCGCGCCCTCCGTCGATGCCGACGGTGCGACGATTGCCGTGACCGACGGTCGCGAGCCGGAAGTGCGGCTGCTGGACGAGGAGTTTCGGTTGCGGCGGATCGTTCGCTGGGTCGACGGCGACCGGGACGTAACGGCCGCACACGCGAGCGCCTGGCGGGAGGATTTTCTGGAACGGCGGCGGCGGGAGGGGAGGGAACCAGGCCCTGTCGCCGACCTCATGGCGAGCGAGGATCGTCCCGTCGCCGACCGTTTCCCCGCCTCGAGCGGCGTCGACGTAGGGCGGGATGGCCGCGTCTGGGTCGGTCGCTACCCGAAGCCGCGGGAGTCGGTCGGCTGGCTCGTATTCGAGGGAGATGGCGAGTTTCTCTGCCATCTTGAGTCGGTTCCCGGCCTGGAGGTCTGGGAGTTCGGCGCCGATTACCTCCTCGGAACCCGCGAAGACGCGCTCGGAGTGGAGTCCGTCGCGATCTTTCCGTTCCAGCCTCCGGACGATACGGATGCGGGGATCCCCGACGAGAACTGACCACTCCTTCCGTCGCCGCGGAGGCTGACGGGTCGCCTTCCCCCGCCCATAACGCGGCGTCTATCTTCGGCGGACGATCATCCGTCGTCCTCGACTACGCCCGGAGCCAGGCCATGAACCGCATCCCGCGTCTCCTCTCTTCGCTGCTGGCACTTTCCCTCTTCACGCCGTTCGCCGGTCCCGGCCGCGCAAGCCCGCTGGAGGCGCAGGAGGTCGCCCCCGGAGCGGTCACGCTCGATTCCGCGTTCCTGGCGGGCTACCGCTGGCGGAACCTCGGGCCGGACCGGGGCGGCCGTTCGATCGCCACGAGCGGCGTCGTGGGGCGCCCGCTGGAGGGCTATTTCGGCGCCACCGGCGGGGGACTGTGGAAGACGAAGGACGGGGGCGAGAACTGGTTCCCGGTCACCGACTTCAAGATCACGTCGGCGTCGGTCGGGGCGGTGGCCGTCTCCGAGACCGATCCGGACCTCGTCTTCATCGGCATGGGCGAGAACTGCATCCGCGGCAACATCATGCCGGGGGACGGCGTGTACCGGAGCCGGGACGCGG
It includes:
- the pheA gene encoding prephenate dehydratase → MRGSARKLAETVWGMGSGRTRVGYLGPPGTFSEQAARRYDPLARHVPFGDIESVVRAAEKEKIDEALVPLENSTEGPVTVTTDLLVHRTDLRIRREVVLPIHLCLLTEGGVDFDEIRVVYSHPQAIAQCRDYLARKLPNAEPVASLSTVRAVEDMRIDGPGAAAISSLRAAEVRHAFVREGHIEDVPGNRTRFAVLAQRDHEPTGKDKTSICFDFAADGPGTLYQALGELANRRINMLKIESRPAKSSLGRYVFLIDFEGHRTDRFVAEALDRIRERASSFKILGSYPKASDPAP
- a CDS encoding amidase, with protein sequence MTHTSIRRVASEVRRGRGGARREADAATRRHETSDLDAYIAFDARALRRQADAIDAAAARGEDPGPLAGVTVSVKDLYALDGTPLYAGTKRALPAWPEGFLVTSLRRLGAVFTGKTHTVEFAFGGVGLNPNTGTPVNPWDPAEHRAPGGSSAGAGVSLWEGSARIALGTDTGGSIRIPASATGVVGLRPTTGRWPTTGVVPLSTSLDTVGMLAHTVEDLRYAFRAIDPPARAGKAPADPVPDSVSGLRIGVPDSRLWTDAEPAIAAVVQDALAELEAAGATLLDIAVPELDEAGERYFDGRIVQPEFLGFLERELPEWIPLLHSIIGKRLGAAGAVRAVDYLAALDARRRLSARAHARLTAERVDLLATPTLPTAPPPLTALSRLGAYRDANRAMLSGTCPASMLDMCAISLPAGLDGEDMPVGLHLMGPSGGDLRLLARAAAAEEVLGTNLTRLGRPPRIAG
- a CDS encoding 6-bladed beta-propeller, which encodes MIPRPERLLLTMLGMLAAACDQENASFSATMVADSAGIAIVTSDPLHSIRRCTVSGEPSFAVGEVSGDDRYEFYAIRGLVRLSDGSVAVADETTSSVRIFSATGEYVRSMGRRGEGPGEFRDPHLMWTLPGDTIWVGNLRPWYFNVFTAAGEFVRIVQISPAYANPSRGGGVLSNGSSINVRVEGGGEDYRTPQDVFVDVHTRDGGLVGTLMTLEGRRYGPPSGPINLVLDPLFEAAPSVDADGATIAVTDGREPEVRLLDEEFRLRRIVRWVDGDRDVTAAHASAWREDFLERRRREGREPGPVADLMASEDRPVADRFPASSGVDVGRDGRVWVGRYPKPRESVGWLVFEGDGEFLCHLESVPGLEVWEFGADYLLGTREDALGVESVAIFPFQPPDDTDAGIPDEN